A region from the Perca fluviatilis chromosome 16, GENO_Pfluv_1.0, whole genome shotgun sequence genome encodes:
- the LOC120575563 gene encoding integumentary mucin C.1-like: MQLTLPILALCLLGTVSLGEAQGPSTTAAPATTSAAATTTAAPATTAAATTTAAPATITTAAATTTAAPATTTTAAATTTAAPATTTTAAATTTAAPATTTTAAATTTAAPVTITTTTTEATTTPGPVEEGSGELSSGAIAGITIGSIAGVAAVGGGIFGALKYTGRI; encoded by the exons TATCCCTGGGTGAAGCACAGGGCCCATCCACAACTGCAGCACCTGCCACAACCAGTGCCGCAGCTACTACTACTGCAGCACCTGCCACAACCGCCGCAGCTACTACTACTGCAGCACCTGCCACAATCACAACCGCCGCAGCTACTACTACTGCAGCACCTGCCACAACCACAACCGCCGCAGCTACTACTACTGCAGCACCTGCCACAACCACAACCGCCGCAGCTACTACTACTGCAGCACCTGCCACAACCACAACCGCCGCAGCTACTACTACTGCAGCACCTGTCACAATcacaactactactactgaaGCAACAACCACTCCTGGGCCTGTGGAAGAAGGTTCAGGGGAGCTTTCATCTGGCGCTATAGCTGGTATTACTATTGGCTCCATTGCTGGAGTGGCTGCTGTTG gtGGTGGTATCTTTGGCGCGCTGAAGTACACTGGGAGGATCTGA